The Schizosaccharomyces pombe strain 972h- genome assembly, chromosome: I genome contains a region encoding:
- the abp1 gene encoding cofilin/tropomyosin family protein abp1, producing MSFQLDTSTHGAEIRNVYEKVLSGADDCSWAIFGYEKGQGNILKVVASGNDNDEFLDEFDENAVLFGFLRVKDVNTGLNKFVLVCWCGEAAARKGLFSIHMATVSNLLKGYHVQITGRESSDLNMDDIIRRVADASGSKYSVHTSNSTPQSKHNAFYDASQTFGSTAKVAPAPAPSTKTPLANISKPVVQAQKDSKDNSWDDSSKQSNTQTANTTSNLRVPVNASWSDAGRKEKSQENKPKPTPFGSGGPSKPTPFESHGPAKQISVQPSEHPKPSISTTTTGSSYRSAESSHAPTTPDHFKLTPLTKLEPQPPSGSPSKKPVSELEELHTAGNVNLSARRALFEKKESSTKNVENPVSHHLKSPVRTSFPPASTTASKQDSPSTVPVDKQETAKPINKQVSSNETSAQEEPRESVAALRARFAKANVSENNDPPTFPKTAAKISSFNSKAGTSFAKPRPFTNNPNPISAPEKPTSGESLSLNPPPAMPKVFPERDISSASQKAAQPSVITPSVPQPPAAPVVPEAPSVHQPPAAPVAPEVPSAPQRPAAPVVPEAPSVPQRPAVPVVPEALSVPQPPVAPVAPEVPSVPQPPVAPVVPEAPSVPQPPVAPVAPEVPSVPQRPAVPVVPEAPSVPQPPAAPVVPEVPSVPQRPAVPVVPEAPSVPQPPAAPVVPEVPSVPQPPAVPVVPEAGQLNEPVVPPLPPHDETQEPQVGGDVKATEHTQPTKTPAIVIYDYSPEEENEIELVENEQIQILEFVDDGWWLGENSKGQQGLFPSNYVEITGPNETANNPPAEPQAGGPGKSVKAIYDYQAQEDNELSFFEDEIIANVDCVDPNWWEGECHGHRGLFPSNYVEEI from the exons ATGTCATTTCAACTAGATACGAGCACGCATGGAGCTGAGATTAGAAACGTTTATGAAAAAGTACTCAGCGGTGCTGATGATTGCTCTTGGGCCATTTTTGGATATGAAAAAGGACAAGGAAATATCTTAAAAGTGGTGGCTTCTGGAA aCGACAATGATGAATTTcttgatgaatttgatgaaaacgCTGTGCTGTTTGGGTTTCTACGTGTGAAGGATGTCAACACTggattaaataaatttgttttggtaTGTTGGTGTGGTGAAGCAGCAGCCCGTAAAGGTTTGTTCTCTATACATATGGCTACGGTTTCCAATCTTTTGAAAGGTTATCATGTTCAAATAACGGGACGTGAGTCGTCTGATCTAAATATGGATGATATTATTCGTCGAGTAGCAGATGCTAGTGGTAGTAAATACTCCGTTCATACTTCTAATTCAACTCCTCAATCAAAGCATAACGCATTTTACGATGCTAGCCAGACTTTTGGAAGTACTGCCAAGGTTGCCCCTGCACCAGCTCCTTCTACCAAAACCCCTTTGGCCAATATTTCAAAGCCAGTGGTGCAAGCGCAGAAAGACTCAAAGGACAATAGTTGGGACGATTCGTCTAAGCAAAGCAATACCCAGACTGCAAATACTACTTCAAACTTACGTGTCCCTGTAAATGCATCGTGGTCGGATGCCGGtcgtaaagaaaaatctcAAGAAAATAAGCCTAAACCCACTCCTTTTGGGTCTGGTGGGCCATCAAAGCCTACTCCTTTTGAATCTCATGGGCCAGCTAAGCAAATCTCTGTTCAGCCTAGCGAACACCCGAAGCCTTCTATTTCAACTACAACTACTGGCTCAAGCTATCGCTCTGCAGAATCCAGTCACGCTCCAACTACTCCGGATCATTTTAAACTTACTCCTTTGACTAAACTCGAACCTCAACCACCTTCTGGTTCTCCCTCAAAAAAACCTGTCTCTGAATTAGAAGAGCTGCATACCGCTGGTAATGTGAATTTATCTGCTAGACGTGCTTTGTtcgaaaagaaagaatccTCAACTAAGAATGTTGAAAACCCAGTATCACATCATCTTAAAAGTCCTGTTCGCACAAGTTTTCCTCCTGCTTCAACTACTGCCAGCAAACAAGATTCCCCATCAACGGTACCTGTCGACAAACAAGAAACCGCCAAACCTATAAATAAACAGGTTTCATCCAATGAAACTTCAGCACAGGAAGAGCCACGTGAAAGCGTTGCAGCGCTTCGAGCTCGTTTCgcaaaagcaaatgttAGTGAAAATAACGATCCTCCTACATTTCCCAAGACGGCTGCTAAAATATCGAGCTTTAATTCGAAGGCAGGAACTTCTTTTGCCAAACCTCGACCTTTTACAAATAATCCCAATCCCATAAGCGCTCCTGAAAAACCGACATCTGGCGAAAGTCTTTCGTTAAATCCACCTCCAGCAATGCCAAAGGTTTTTCCAGAAAGGGATATCTCATCTGCTTCACAAAAAGCGGCGCAACCATCAGTCATTACTCCTTCGGTTCCTCAACCGCCTGCTGCTCCAGTTGTACCAGAAGCTCCTTCGGTCCACCAACCGCCTGCTGCTCCAGTTGCACCTGAAGTTCCTTCGGCCCCTCAGAGGCCTGCTGCTCCAGTTGTACCAGAAGCTCCTTCAGTTCCTCAGAGGCCTGCTGTTCCCGTTGTACCAGAAGCCCTTTCGGTCCCCCAACCACCTGTTGCTCCTGTTGCACCTGAAGTTCCTTCAGTTCCTCAACCACCTGTTGCTCCTGTTGTACCTGAAGCTCCTTCAGTTCCTCAACCACCTGTTGCTCCTGTTGCACCTGAAGTTCCTTCAGTTCCTCAGAGGCCTGCTGTTCCCGTTGTACCAGAAGCCCCTTCGGTCCCCCAACCACCTGCTGCTCCTGTTGTACCTGAAGTTCCTTCGGTCCCTCAGAGGCCTGCTGTTCCCGTTGTACCTGAAGCACCTTCGGTCCCTCAACCACCTGCTGCCCCCGTTGTACCTGAGGTTCCTTCAGTTCCTCAACCCCCCGCTGTTCCTGTTGTACCAGAAGCTGGACAACTTAATGAGCCCGTGGTTCCTCCTCTCCCACCGCATGACGAAACTCAAGAACCTCAAGTCGGTGGAGATGTCAAAGCTACAGAGCATACACAACCTACAAAGACTCCGGCCATAGTTATATATGATTATTCTCCTGAGGAAGAAAACGAAATCGAGTTAGTAGAAAATGAGCAGATTcagattttggaatttgtCGATGATGGATGGTGGTTAGGAGAAAATTCTAAAGGTCAACAAGGTTTATTTCCTTCTAACTACGTTGAAATAACTGGACCTAATGAGACTGCCAATAATCCTCCTGCCGAGCCACAAGCAGGGGGTCCTGGTAAGTCTGTGAAGGCAATTTATGATTATCAGGCTCAAGAAGATAACGAGCTCAGCTTTTTTGAAGACGAAATTATCGCCAATGTGGACTGTGTTGATCCCAATTGGTGGGAAGGTGAGTGTCATGGTCACCGAGGACTGTTTCCCTCAAATTATGTAGAGGAAATTTAG
- a CDS encoding transcription factor, with amino-acid sequence MTQKNTGPRRRTAVACDRCRRRKIRCTGSDIPGQPCLACQKAHADCHFSTTSWRACRKKSAPLHCPSTNGKTNVLPSYASTPSLSPMTSSHFPYASDGTLISATNHCDDCSYNPHYLPVNSNGSSPSHTSSLDSIPGYASGSGPFKTPYRPVAVSESSSRSSFSMGSSEFASSTWSQSPMQSSLYVSPSSQPLDRFSPASFPSKETLTSSSLSSSVPRSVSLSNFADSNTSNYPESSLLPAAKVGNNGFVGSNVLGSMSYSNVEDSVRFQTDSVSQMSSKSLEHLPMLSEMTLSSSASFGASVSPKSTPGSNSTGAAVDTNSVHSNGGSDLDYSSYLTDSSAVDSPSLDADEVLRSFNLANDPIGAVDPLTLEIDQGSGSQLLGQQSFANDSLNAKQSSGKLGPLPPQSFNSSDYISFDEPSRYLSDDASLWPDQYVDKVQPLATMKTCNPAVFSSNTSLDDMFFFIRDFDEDHPIQTAY; translated from the coding sequence ATGactcaaaaaaataccgGTCCACGTCGGCGAACTGCCGTTGCCTGCGATAGATGTAGACGCAGAAAAATCCGTTGTACTGGTAGTGACATTCCTGGACAACCTTGTTTAGCTTGTCAAAAGGCTCACGCCGATTGTCACTTTTCAACCACCTCGTGGCGTGCTTGCCGTAAAAAGTCTGCCCCTTTACACTGTCCTTCAACGAATGGAAAGACCAACGTCCTTCCCTCTTATGCCTCAACACCTTCATTATCTCCTATGACCTCTTCACATTTCCCTTATGCATCCGACGGTACCTTAATATCGGCTACCAACCATTGCGATGATTGCTCTTATAATCCTCACTACCTTCCTGTGAATTCTAATGGTAGCTCTCCATCTCACACATCTTCCCTTGATTCCATTCCTGGATATGCTTCTGGGTCTGGTCCTTTCAAAACTCCTTATCGCCCAGTTGCTGTTTCTGAGAGTTCATCAAGATCCTCATTCTCCATGGGATCTTCTGAATTTGCCTCATCTACTTGGTCTCAATCTCCAATGCAATCTTCATTATATGTATCTCCATCTTCTCAACCGTTAGATCGGTTTTCCCCTGCTAGTTTCCCTTCCAAGGAAACTTTGACATCCTCTTCTTTGAGTTCATCTGTCCCTAGGAGTGTTTCTCTTAGCAACTTTGCCGATTCCAACACTTCTAACTATCCTGAGAGCTCCTTGTTACCTGCTGCTAAAGTCGGCAATAATGGTTTTGTTGGCAGCAATGTATTAGGTAGCATGTCATATTCCAACGTTGAGGATAGCGTTAGATTTCAAACAGATTCGGTCTCTCAAATGTCAAGTAAGTCTCTTGAACATTTACCCATGCTTTCTGAAATGACTCTTTCAAGTTCAGCTTCATTTGGTGCATCCGTTTCCCCAAAATCTACTCCTGGTAGCAATAGCACTGGTGCTGCCGTTGATACCAACAGCGTTCATTCCAATGGTGGATCTGATTTGGATTATTCCTCGTATCTGACGGATTCTTCTGCTGTTGATTCACCTTCTCTTGACGCAGACGAAGTCCTTCGTAGCTTCAATCTGGCTAATGACCCGATTGGAGCAGTAGATCCTCTTACTTTGGAGATTGACCAAGGAAGTGGAAGCCAATTGCTTGGACAGCAATCTTTCGCAAATGACAGTTTGAATGCCAAACAATCCTCTGGCAAACTCGGTCCTCTACCTCCCCAATCTTTTAATAGCTCTGATTACATTTCATTCGACGAGCCTTCTCGTTATTTAAGTGATGACGCTAGCTTATGGCCAGATCAATATGTTGACAAAGTTCAGCCTTTAGCTACAATGAAGACTTGTAATCCTGCTGTTTTCTCTTCAAATACATCTCTGGATGAtatgtttttctttattcgTGATTTCGATGAGGATCATCCAATTCAAACTGCATATTAA
- the adg1 gene encoding protein adg1, which translates to MFLRSIFQTLCAVSFLAGSVFADSGVSIVSTPATTTVYLVRTVDCSSSEVTSQPVVTVYNVLKPDTVTFTVTETAGSYAKRSIEIDSDSVSPTSATTTTPVASATDVSVYSASIHVPTGNPPVDTHNPLSYDTEVTATTTFSIALPKFNKGDRVSSANTYSVSFVA; encoded by the coding sequence atgtTTCTTCGCTCTATCTTCCAAACCTTGTGCGCTGTCTCTTTCCTCGCTGGAAGCGTTTTTGCTGATTCGGGTGTTTCGATTGTCTCTACCCCTGCTACTACTACAGTCTATTTAGTTCGCACTGTTGACTGTTCAAGCTCTGAAGTCACCTCCCAACCTGTTGTTACTGTTTACAATGTCCTCAAACCAGACACTGTAACTTTCACTGTTACTGAGACTGCCGGTTCCTACGCGAAGCGTTCCATTGAAATTGACAGCGATTCAGTTTCCCCAACTAGCGCTACTACGACTACTCCTGTTGCTTCAGCTACTGACGTCTCCGTATACTCTGCCAGCATTCATGTTCCTACCGGTAATCCGCCAGTGGACACTCATAACCCTCTTTCTTATGACACTGAGGTGACGGCTACTACCACCTTTTCAATTGCCTTGCCAAAGTTTAATAAAGGAGACCGTGTTAGCTCTGCCAACACCTACAGTGTCTCCTTTGTTGCCTAA
- the nas2 gene encoding 26S proteasome regulatory particle assembly protein, protein MDEFKQLDLKKREIENRLNELEGVLLKERVTMDTPLLTEDGFPRSDIDVPSIRTARHEIITLRNDHRELEDQIKKVLEKVFSGFSKESLAANDETKLAQEADPLNFNAANYNMNDIISRSKILGRVKPFCVVDSVAVESPAQEAGLCIGDELVHVQNVTSLSELPTFISNNVNKTLDVLLIRGYSADGSTNLVELKLTPHKWQGPGLLGCHLR, encoded by the exons atggaCGAATTTAAACAGCTTGATCTGAAAAAGCGTGAAATCGAAAATAGATTGAATGAATTAGAAGGCGTTTTACTTAAG GAACGTGTAACAATGGACACACCTTTATTGACTGAAGACGGATTCCCAAGATCAGATATTGATGTGCCTAGTATTAGAACAGCACGCCATGAAATTATTACACTCAGAAACGATCATCGAGAACTAGAAGATCAGATAAAGAAGGTACttgaaaaagtattttcgGGATTTTCCAAAGAATCTTTAGCCGCTAATGATGAAACTAAACTTGCACAAGAAGCAGATCCCCTTAACTTTAATGCTGCTAACTACAACATGAATGATATTATATCTAGATCCAAAATCCTAGGACGTGTAAAGCCATTCTGTGTTGTAGATTCTGTTGCAGTCGAAAGTCCGGCTCAAGAAGCTGGTCTCTGTATTGGTGATGAGTTAGTTCATGTTCAAAATGTTACTTCCTTATCAGAACTTCCTACTTTCATATCTAATAATGTCAATAAAACGCTGGATGTTCTTTTAATCCGTGGTTACTCAGCAGATGGATCGACTAACTTGGTAGAATTAAAATTGACCCCACATAAATGGCAAGGCCCTGGGCTTCTAGGTTGTCATTTGCGCTGA